A stretch of Phoenix dactylifera cultivar Barhee BC4 chromosome 16, palm_55x_up_171113_PBpolish2nd_filt_p, whole genome shotgun sequence DNA encodes these proteins:
- the LOC103695839 gene encoding peroxisomal membrane protein 13-like, which translates to MGSNSPRPGDAPPPKPWERATTSSGPAPFKPPSSGSTSDVVEASGAAKPGETVPNTERSVLPNRNTIGRPLPPRPWQQNYGTSYGGYGSNTNYNSGYGSGMYGSYGGFGGSSGLYNNNMYSGYGGLYGNSGMYQGSMYNGGFGGPMGGYGMGMGGPYGNPDPNNPYGPPSSPPGFWISFIRVMQGVVNFFGRISVLIDQNTQAFHMFMSALLQLFDRSGVLYGELARFVLRLLGIKTRTRKDPQLGPGTLPGLDGNGQQYIEGPKATTGSWDNVWGDDVRGAS; encoded by the exons ATGGGATCCAATTCCCCACGGCCAG GTGATGCTCCACCACCAAAACCCTGGGAGCGAGCTACGACTTCATCTGGACCCGCACCTTTCAAGCCCCCATCTTCTGGCAGCACAAGTGATGTTGTTGAAGCTTCTGGAGCTGCAAAACCTGGAGAGACCGTTCCAAATACTGAGAGGAGTGTGTTGCCAAACAGAAACACTATTGGGAGGCCGCTACCTCCAAGACCTTGGCAGCAGAACTATGGAACTAGTTATGGAG GATATGgctcaaatacaaattacaattCGGGCTATGGCTCAGGCATGTACGGTTCATATGGAGGATTTGGTGGGTCCAGTGGGCTTTACAATAATAATATGTACTCGGGATATGGAGGGTTATATGGAAATTCTGGAATGTACCAAGGAAGCATGTATAACGGTGGGTTTGGGGGGCCCATGGGTGGCTACGGGATGGGCATGGGTGGTCCTTATGGTAATCCAGATCCAAATAATCCGTACGGCCCTCCTTCATCGCCACCAGGCTTTTGGATTTCCTTCATCCGAGTG ATGCAAGGTGTTGTCAATTTCTTTGGCCGAATCTCAGTCCTTATCGATCAAAACACACAGGCCTTTCACATGTTCATGTCAGCTCTCCTGCAG CTCTTTGATCGTTCTGGTGTGCTATACGGTGAACTTGCAAGGTTTGTTTTGAGGTTACTAGGGATCAAAACAAGGACCAGGAAAGACCCCCAACTGGGACCTGGTACACTACCCGGTCTTGATGGGAATGGGCAGCAGTACATCGAGGGCCCGAAAGCGACCACTGGGTCTTGGGACAATGTTTGGGGCGATGATGTTAGGGGAGCCAGTTAA
- the LOC103695848 gene encoding uncharacterized protein LOC103695848, protein MEQPPNFSKAKPNSSSSSSSSSSSNSNNSRPPKAKKISISILVISLPVLYVSLLHIPPYTLLKDTTFWFLMSNSIIVIVAADSGLFSSSSETSDLYEEFIKHSRARSACLVAEPPPKTRIIESPKELLLAPSQLDVTADKNIAVRENSVLQLEKPADRSVDLKEKSLPQPGTEGDKSIVVYEKPVCHSVTEKKDHLRLPLRRSATGRGNHHRLVGSGHSNFPLQRSITEKRNHQYSEENEYSKLSDEELNERVEEFIRRFNREIRLQLSNE, encoded by the coding sequence ATGGAGCAACCACCAAACTTCTCCAAAGCTAAGCCCAACTCCAGTTCCAGCTCCAGCTCCAGCTCCAGCTCCAACTCGAACAACAGCAGGCCCCCCAAGGCGAAGAAGATATCCATCTCCATCTTAGTAATCTCCCTCCCTGTCCTCTATGTCTCTCTCCTCCACATCCCCCCCTATACACTCCTCAAAGACACCACCTTCTGGTTCCTCATGTCCAACTCCATCATCGTCATCGTCGCCGCCGACTCCGGTTTATTCTCCTCCTCAAGCGAGACCAGCGATCTCTACGAGGAGTTCATCAAACACAGCAGGGCAAGGAGTGCATGCCTTGTTGCCGAGCCACCACCCAAGACTCGCATTATAGAGAGCCCAAAAGAACTATTGCTTGCTCCGAGCCAGTTGGATGTGACTGCTGACAAAAACATAGCCGTGAGAGAGAACTCAGTCCTCCAGTTAGAAAAACCTGCCGATAGAAGTGTAGATTTGAAGGAGAAATCACTTCCACAGCCGGGAACAGAAGGTGATAAGAGTATAGTTGTCTATGAGAAGCCAGTATGCCACTCGGTGACCGAGAAGAAAGATCATCTCAGGTTGCCGCTCCGACGGTCGGCGACAGGGAGGGGAAATCATCACAGATTGGTGGGAAGCGGGCATTCAAACTTCCCGCTCCAACGGTCGATTACAGAGAAGAGAAATCATCAATATTCGGAGGAAAACGAGTACTCGAAATTGTCGGATGAGGAGCTTAATGAGAGGGTGGAGGAGTTCATCAGGAGATTCAATAGGGAGATCAGGCTTCAGCTGAGCAATGAGTAG
- the LOC103695845 gene encoding probable glutathione S-transferase parA: MATAAKGVVLLDFWVSPFGQRCRIALAEKGVEYEYKEENLWDKSPLLLKANPVHKKIPVLIHEGNPICESLVIVQYIDEVWSNNPLLPSDPYERAQARFWADFVDKKIYECGTRLWKLKGEAQEEARKDMIEILKLLEGELGDKKYFGGETFGFVDVAFVPFSAWFYSYETCGNFSVEKECPKLVAWAKRCMERESVSKSLHDPHKVHEFVGHLKKMYGVE, encoded by the exons ATGGCGACGGCGGCGAAGGGGGTGGTGCTGCTGGACTTCTGGGTGAGTCCGTTCGGGCAGCGGTGCCGGATCGCGTTGGCGGAGAAGGGGGTGGAGTACGAGTACAAGGAGGAGAATCTATGGGACAAGAGCCCGCTGCTGTTGAAGGCGAACCCCGTCCACAAGAAGATCCCTGTGCTCATCCACGAAGGCAACCCCATCTGCGAATCCCTCGTCATCGTCCAATACATCGACGAGGTCTGGTCCAACaaccccctcctcccctccgaCCCCTATGAGCGGGCCCAAGCACGCTTCTGGGCCGACTTCGTCGACAAGAAG ATCTACGAATGTGGGACGAGGCTGTGGAAGCTCAAGGGGGAGGCCCAGGAGGAGGCCAGGAAGGACATGATCGAGATCTTGAAGCTTTTGGAGGGTGAACTCGGAGACAAGAAGTACTTTGGAGGAGAGACCTTCGGCTTTGTGGATGTAGCGTTCGTGCCCTTCTCGGCCTGGTTCTACTCCTACGAGACGTGCGGCAACTTTAGCGTTGAGAAGGAATGCCCGAAGCTGGTGGCGTGGGCCAAGAGGTGCATGGAGAGGGAGAGTGTCTCCAAGTCCCTTCATGATCCCCACAAGGTCCATGAGTTCGTCGGCCACCTCAAGAAGATGTATGGAGTGGAGTAG
- the LOC103695844 gene encoding glutathione S-transferase 3-like produces MADKVILLSSWVSAFGLRVQIALAEKEVDYEFREENLFDKSPLLLELNPVHKKIPVLIHNGKPVCESSVIIQYIDEVWTNGPSLLPQDPLQRANARFWADFVDKMIYQCGSRVWKNKGDAQAAAKKELIGILKQLEGELGEKPFFGGETLGYVDIVLVPFSSWFYTYETFGGFSIEKECPKLLAWVRRCNERESVSKVLPDRHKVYERTCGLKKRLGLE; encoded by the exons ATGGCAGATAAGGTTATTCTCCTTTCCTCCTGGGTCAGCGCCTTCGGCCTCAGGGTGCAGATTGCACTGGCCGAGAAGGAAGTGGACTACGAGTTCAGGGAAGAGAACCTCTTTGACAAGAGCCCCCTCCTCCTCGAATTAAACCCAGTTCACAAGAAAATCCCAGTGTTGATCCACAATGGGAAGCCTGTATGCGAATCATCCGTCATCATCCAATACATAGATGAGGTTTGGACAAACGGCCCTTCACTTCTGCCCCAGGATCCTCTCCAACGTGCCAATGCAAGATTCTGGGCCGATTTTGTCGACAAAATG ATATATCAATGTGGGTCGAGGGTTTGGAAGAACAAAGGAGATGCTCAAGCTGCTGCGAAGAAAGAACTTATAGGGATACTGAAGCAATTGGAAGGAGAGCTTGGAGAGAAACCATTTTTCGGTGGGGAAACACTTGGGTATGTCGACATAGTCCTTGTGCCATTCTCGAGCTGGTTCTATACATACGAGACATTTGGAGGATTCAGCATCGAGAAAGAGTGTCCCAAGCTGTTGGCTTGGGTCAGGAGGTGCAATGAAAGGGAAAGTGTCTCCAAGGTTCTTCCTGACCGTCATAAGGTTTATGAGCGCACTTGTGGTCTTAAGAAGAGGCTGGGACTTGAATAG
- the LOC103695843 gene encoding probable glutathione S-transferase parA encodes MATAAKGVVLLDFWVSPFGQRCRIALAEKGVEYEYKEENLWDKSPLLLKANPVHKKIPVLIHEGNPICESLLIVQYIDEVWSNNPLLPSDPYERAQARFWADFVDKKVSECWTRLWKVKGEAQEEARKDMIEDLKLLEGELGDKQYFGGETFGFVDVAFVPLSAWFYTFETCGNFSVEKECPKLVAWAKRCMERESVSKSLHDPHKVYEYVCQLKKKLGVD; translated from the exons ATGGCGACGGCGGCGAAGGGGGTGGTGCTGCTGGACTTCTGGGTGAGTCCGTTCGGGCAGCGGTGCCGGATCGCGTTGGCGGAGAAGGGGGTGGAGTACGAGTACAAGGAGGAGAATCTATGGGACAAGAGCCCGTTGCTGTTGAAGGCGAACCCCGTCCACAAGAAGATCCCTGTGCTCATCCACGAAGGCAACCCCATCTGCGAATCCCTCCTCATCGTCCAATACATCGACGAGGTCTGGTCCAACaaccccctcctcccctccgaCCCCTATGAGCGGGCCCAAGCACGCTTCTGGGCCGACTTCGTCGACAAGAAG GTCTCCGAATGTTGGACAAGGCTGTGGAAGGTCAAGGGGGAGGCCCAGGAGGAGGCCAGGAAGGACATGATCGAGGACTTGAAGCTTTTGGAGGGTGAACTCGGAGACAAGCAGTACTTTGGAGGAGAGACCTTCGGCTTTGTGGATGTAGCGTTTGTGCCCTTATCGGCCTGGTTCTACACCTTCGAGACCTGCGGCAACTTCAGCGTCGAGAAGGAATGCCCGAAGCTGGTGGCGTGGGCCAAGAGGTGCATGGAGAGGGAGAGTGTCTCCAAGTCCCTTCATGATCCCCACAAGGTCTATGAGTACGTCTGCCAACTCAAGAAGAAGTTGGGAGTGGATTAA
- the LOC120104081 gene encoding probable glutathione S-transferase parA: MATAAEKGVVLLDVWVSPFGQRCRIALTEKGVEYEYKEENLWDKSPLLLKANPVHKKIPVLIHEGNPICESLLIVRYIDEVWSNNPLLPSDPYERAQARFWADFVDKKVSECGTRLWLKREAQEEARKDMIEILKLLEGELGDKKYFGGETFGFVDVAFVPFSAWFYTYETFGNFSVEKECPKLVAWAKRCMERESVSKSLHDPHKVYEYVCQLKKKLGVKE; this comes from the exons ATGGCGACGGCGGCGGAGAAGGGGGTGGTGCTACTGGACGTCTGGGTGAGTCCGTTCGGGCAGCGGTGCCGGATCGCGTTGACGGAGAAGGGGGTGGAGTACGAGTACAAGGAGGAGAATCTATGGGACAAGAGCCCGCTGCTGTTGAAGGCGAACCCCGTCCACAAGAAGATCCCTGTGCTCATCCACGAAGGCAACCCCATTTGCGAATCCCTCCTCATCGTCCGATACATCGACGAGGTCTGGTCCAACaaccccctcctcccctccgaCCCCTATGAGCGGGCCCAAGCACGCTTCTGGGCCGACTTCGTCGACAAGAAG GTCTCCGAATGTGGGACAAGGCTGTGGCTCAAGAGGGAGGCCCAGGAGGAGGCTAGGAAGGATATGATCGAGATCTTGAAGCTTTTGGAGGGTGAACTCGGAGACAAGAAGTACTTTGGAGGAGAGACCTTCGGCTTTGTGGATGTAGCGTTCGTGCCCTTCTCGGCCTGGTTCTACACCTACGAGACCTTTGGCAACTTCAGCGTCGAGAAGGAATGCCCGAAGCTGGTGGCGTGGGCCAAGAGGTGCATGGAGAGGGAGAGTGTCTCCAAGTCCCTTCATGATCCCCACAAGGTCTATGAGTACGTCTGCCAACTCAAGAAGAAGTTGGGAGTGAAGGAGTAG